The Metasolibacillus fluoroglycofenilyticus genome segment TGATTTCCCACTTACACTTAGCATATTTTCACTTAATTCTTGAAGTGGGAATCTTACAGCCCTTTAATGCGGGATAAAATTAAAGAGAAAGGCTTTAAATTCAATGTTTACAACTCCAAACGGTCATATTTTAATGAAAAACAAATGAAATGCCCAAAAATTGGTACGTTATCATGTTTTTTAGACATCCCAATGTCATAGTTTTGTCAAGTCACAATACCTTGAAAAACACGGTGATTTACTATATAGTCAAGTATGAGACTTAGAGTTAAACTGGGGGACTTATATGACAAATATTTTTGCAATCGTTTTGGCTGCAGGTCAAGGAACACGTATGAAGTCCAAATTATATAAAGTACTACATCCTGTTTGTGGAAAACCAATGGTAGAGCATGTCATCAATCATATTGAAACACTAGATGTAAATCGTATCGTGACAGTGGTTGGTCATGGTGCTGATAAGGTACAAGAGCAATTAGGCGATAAAAGTGAATACGTGCTACAGGCTGAGCAACTAGGGACGGCACATGCGGTTCAGCAAGCAGAGGGCATTTTAGGTGACCTTGAAGGGATAACGCTTGTTGTATGTGGTGATACGCCGTTAATTAGACCAGAAACGATGAAAGCATTAGTTGATTTCCATCGTGAGCAAAATGCTAAGGCTACAATTTTGACAGCGATTGCAGAGGACCCAACAGGTTACGGTCGCATTATTCGTAACGAGGGCGGGCAAGTAGCGCAAATTGTAGAGCATAAGGATGCGACACCAGAGCAGCACTCTGTTAAAGAAATTAATACAGGTACGTATTGCTTTGATAATAAGCTATTATTTGAAGCATTAAAGCTTGTAAACAATAATAATGCGCAAGGTGAATATTATTTACCTGATGTGATTGAAATTTTACAAAAGCAAGAGGAAATCGTATCTGCTTATGTGACGAAGGATTTCAATGAAACGCTAGGTATTAACGATCGCTTCGCTTTATCACAGGCGGAGGATTTGATGCGTGCACGTATCAATGAACGTCATATGCGCAATGGTGTAACAATCATTAATCCTGCCACGACACATATTAGCGTGGATGCAATTATCGGTAGTGACACAGTAATCCTACCAGGTACGATGATTGAAGGAAAAACAATTATAGGTGCGGATTGTGAAATTGGTCCCAATAGCCATATTATAGACAGTCAAATTGGTAACGACACGTCTATCCATAGCTCTGTTGTAAAAAGTAGTGCAATTGGTGATGCGGTAGCGATTGGTCCATTCGCACATATTCGACCTGAGTCCACACTCGGTAATCATGTGAAAATTGGCAACTTTGTTGAAGTGAAGAAAAGCCAAATAAATGAAGATTCTAAAGTATCACATTTAAGCTATATCGGCGATGCCGAAATCGGCAAAAATGTGAATATTGGTTGTGGCTCCATTACTGTCAATTATGATGGTAAAAATAAGCATAAAACAATTATTGAAGACAATGTATTCGTAGGATGTAACACGAATTTAGTTGCACCGGTAACTGTGCGTAAAAATGCATTTATCGCCGCAGGCTCTACGATTACGAAAGAGGTTCCTGAGGATGCACTAGCAATCGCACGTGCAAGACAGGAAAATAAATTAGGCTATATGAATAAATTAAAATAATATAAATTCAGGAGGGCATCATGCCATATCATTACGCTGACTCAAAACTAAAACTTTTCTCACTAAATTCAAATAACCCACTTGCACAGGAAATTGCACAAGAAATGGGCATAGATTTAGGTAAATCATCTGTAAAACATTTCAGTGATGGAGAAATTCAAATTAGCATTGAAGAAAGTATTCGTGGTTGCGATGTATTCATTGTGCAGTCAACTTCCGCACCTGTAAATGAGCATTTAATGGAGCTTTTAATTATGATTGACGCAGTGAAGCGCGCTTCTGCTCGTACTGTCAATGTTGTAATCCCTTACTATGGCTATGCTCGACAAGACCGTAAAGCAAAAGCTCGTGAGCCAATTACAGCAAAATTAGTGGCGAACCTATTAGAAACTGCTGGTGCAACACGTGTAATTGTATTAGATTTACATGCACCACAAATTCAAGGCTTCTTCGATATTTTAATTGACCACTTAGTGGCAGTACCGATTCTTGCTGATTACTTCGGTTCAAAAGGCTTTAACCAAGAGGATTTAGTAATCGTTTCTCCTGACCATGGTGGTGTAACACGAGCACGTAAAATGGCAGAGCGCTTAAAGGCACCGATTGCCATTATCGACAAACGCCGTCCAAAGCCAAATGTTGCTGAAGTAATGAATATCGTAGGTAATGTTGAAGGTAAAATTTGTATTTTAATTGATGATATTATTGATACAGCAGGTACAATTACAATTGGGGCTAATGCATTGATTGAGTCAGGCGCGAAAGAAGTATATGCTTGTTGTTCACACCCAGTACTATCTGGACCAGCAATTGAGCGTATTGAAAACTCAGCAATTAAAGAGCTGGTTGTCACAAATACAATTCAATTACAAGAAGAAAAGAAATCGCCAAAAATTAAAGAGCTTTCTGTTGCGAAATTAATGGCAGATGCAATCTCTCGTGTTTATGAAAATAAATCAGTAAGTACATTGTTTGATTAATGACTAAAAGCTGTAAAGGAAGTAGTACAACTACTTTCTTTACAGCTTTTGTCGTTTGAGCTATCCAAATAAAATGCTCTCCAAACTAGCTTTTTATAACTGATGTATCCGCTATTTATCCTCATTTTTCTTAAACAAAAATACAAATGCAACAGCTAAAAAAGATACAGATAAGACTTTTGTGAAACTTTTATAATCAGGAGCTATAAATTGGTTAGCAATAAAAGCTAGCATCGCCATAACTCCATAAGAAAGACTACGCTGTAATTTTGTTGTTTTTATTTTAAGTACAGTCATAAGTAGCTCAACAATTAAAATAATCGCAAATAAAATAAGAATACATAGTAGCATATACATCGAAATTTTGCCCAATCATAATAGCCTCTGCAGTTCCATCTGTAAATAATCTATATCTAACATCTGAAACATAAGAACCACCATAAGATGCTGATTTTAAAGTGCAATTGAGGAACTATTAGAGTCCAAAGGTATTTTTTTCATCTATCGAGGTTACCTCTAACATGCCAGAAATCAATTCGGAAACAATAGTAGTTTCATTATTAAATAATAATTTTTCATTCCCTTCGATTTTATAAGCCTTGATGTTTATTATTTCAGCATTACTTATCAATTGATTAATCGATTATAATCGATTACTATTGATTTATAAAATAATCGATGGAGTGAGTGTAATGAATTTGAAAGAATCACTGACATTGGAATTTAAACGGGAATTAACGGATGCTATCAAGCGAGAAATCATTGCTTTTGCAAATACACAAGGTGGCGAACTTTACATTGGGGTCGATGATGATGGCACTATTATCGGTCTTGACAATGCTGATAAAGTGCTTGAATCTATTACTAGTATGCTGCACGATGGTATTCAGCCAGACATTTTAGTGCACACTTTTTTAGAAATTATTGAGTTAGAGGATAAAGAAGTTGTAAAAATCAGCATTGCAAGGGGAGCTCGTCGCCCATATCATTTAAAAGCAAAGGGCATGAAACCATCCGGCGTCTTTATTCGATACGGTACTTCCGTTACAAATGCTTCCGAAGAAAACATCCGTCAAATGATTATTGAATCTGACGGGATAAATTATGAAACGATGCGAAGCATACAGCAAGAGCTGACATTTACAGAAGCTGGAGCTGTTTTTAATGAGCAAAAC includes the following:
- the glmU gene encoding bifunctional UDP-N-acetylglucosamine diphosphorylase/glucosamine-1-phosphate N-acetyltransferase GlmU → MTNIFAIVLAAGQGTRMKSKLYKVLHPVCGKPMVEHVINHIETLDVNRIVTVVGHGADKVQEQLGDKSEYVLQAEQLGTAHAVQQAEGILGDLEGITLVVCGDTPLIRPETMKALVDFHREQNAKATILTAIAEDPTGYGRIIRNEGGQVAQIVEHKDATPEQHSVKEINTGTYCFDNKLLFEALKLVNNNNAQGEYYLPDVIEILQKQEEIVSAYVTKDFNETLGINDRFALSQAEDLMRARINERHMRNGVTIINPATTHISVDAIIGSDTVILPGTMIEGKTIIGADCEIGPNSHIIDSQIGNDTSIHSSVVKSSAIGDAVAIGPFAHIRPESTLGNHVKIGNFVEVKKSQINEDSKVSHLSYIGDAEIGKNVNIGCGSITVNYDGKNKHKTIIEDNVFVGCNTNLVAPVTVRKNAFIAAGSTITKEVPEDALAIARARQENKLGYMNKLK
- a CDS encoding ribose-phosphate diphosphokinase produces the protein MPYHYADSKLKLFSLNSNNPLAQEIAQEMGIDLGKSSVKHFSDGEIQISIEESIRGCDVFIVQSTSAPVNEHLMELLIMIDAVKRASARTVNVVIPYYGYARQDRKAKAREPITAKLVANLLETAGATRVIVLDLHAPQIQGFFDILIDHLVAVPILADYFGSKGFNQEDLVIVSPDHGGVTRARKMAERLKAPIAIIDKRRPKPNVAEVMNIVGNVEGKICILIDDIIDTAGTITIGANALIESGAKEVYACCSHPVLSGPAIERIENSAIKELVVTNTIQLQEEKKSPKIKELSVAKLMADAISRVYENKSVSTLFD